Proteins encoded in a region of the Prinia subflava isolate CZ2003 ecotype Zambia chromosome 24, Cam_Psub_1.2, whole genome shotgun sequence genome:
- the PTP4A2 gene encoding protein tyrosine phosphatase type IVA 2 isoform X1 has translation MFSAVKRFQAPVEITYENLRFLITHNPTNATLSKFIEELKKYGVTTLVRVCDATYDQAPIEKEGIQVLDWPFDDGAPPPSQIVEDWLNLLKSKFREQPGCCVAVHCVAGLGRAPVLVALALIECGMKYEDAVQFIRQKRRGAFNSKQLLYLEKYRPKMRLRFKDANGHCCVQ, from the exons atgttttctgctgtgaaacGTTTCCAAg CCCCCGTGGAAATTACTTATGAAAATCTGCGTTTCCTGATCACTCACAACCCAACCAATGCAACCCTCAGCAAGTTCATCGAG GAGCTGAAGAAGTACGGGGTGACAACCTTGGTGCGAGTTTGTGATGCCACTTATGACCAAGCTCCAATCGAGAAAGAAGGAATCCAAGTCCTA GACTGGCCATTTGATGACGGAGCGCCGCCCCCCAGCCAGATCGTGGAGGATTGGCTGAACCTCCTGAAATCCAAATTCCGGGAGCAGCCCGGCTGCTGCGTGGCCGTTCACTGCGTGGCCGGCCTGGGCAG ggctcccgTTCTGGTCGCGCTGGCTCTCATTGAATGTGGAATGAAGTATGAGGATGCAGTTCAGTTTATAAGGCA gaaAAGGAGGGGAGCTTTCAATTCCAAACAGCTGCTTTACCTGGAGAAATACCGGCCCAAGATGCGATTACGCTTCAAAGACGCCAACGGTCACTGCTGTGTTCAATAA
- the PTP4A2 gene encoding protein tyrosine phosphatase type IVA 2 isoform X2 — protein sequence MNRPAPVEITYENLRFLITHNPTNATLSKFIEELKKYGVTTLVRVCDATYDQAPIEKEGIQVLDWPFDDGAPPPSQIVEDWLNLLKSKFREQPGCCVAVHCVAGLGRAPVLVALALIECGMKYEDAVQFIRQKRRGAFNSKQLLYLEKYRPKMRLRFKDANGHCCVQ from the exons ATGAACCGTCCAGCCCCCGTGGAAATTACTTATGAAAATCTGCGTTTCCTGATCACTCACAACCCAACCAATGCAACCCTCAGCAAGTTCATCGAG GAGCTGAAGAAGTACGGGGTGACAACCTTGGTGCGAGTTTGTGATGCCACTTATGACCAAGCTCCAATCGAGAAAGAAGGAATCCAAGTCCTA GACTGGCCATTTGATGACGGAGCGCCGCCCCCCAGCCAGATCGTGGAGGATTGGCTGAACCTCCTGAAATCCAAATTCCGGGAGCAGCCCGGCTGCTGCGTGGCCGTTCACTGCGTGGCCGGCCTGGGCAG ggctcccgTTCTGGTCGCGCTGGCTCTCATTGAATGTGGAATGAAGTATGAGGATGCAGTTCAGTTTATAAGGCA gaaAAGGAGGGGAGCTTTCAATTCCAAACAGCTGCTTTACCTGGAGAAATACCGGCCCAAGATGCGATTACGCTTCAAAGACGCCAACGGTCACTGCTGTGTTCAATAA